A portion of the Canis aureus isolate CA01 chromosome 32, VMU_Caureus_v.1.0, whole genome shotgun sequence genome contains these proteins:
- the GREM1 gene encoding gremlin-1 produces MSRTAYTVGALLLLLGTLLPTAEGKKKGSQGAIPPPDKAQHNDSEQTQSPQQPGSRNRGRGQGRGTAMPGEEVLESSQEALHVTERKYLKRDWCKTQPLKQTIHEEGCNSRTIINRFCYGQCNSFYIPRHIRKEEGSFQSCSFCKPKKFTTMMVTLNCPELQPPTKKKRVTRVKQCRCISIDLD; encoded by the coding sequence ATGAGCCGCACGGCCTACACCGtgggagccctgcttctcctcctggggACCCTGCTGCCCACTGCCGAAGGGAAAAAGAAGGGGTCCCAAGGTGCCATCCCCCCGCCAGACAAGGCCCAGCACAATGACTCGGAGCAGACTCAGTCTCCCCAGCAGCCGGGCTCCAGGAACCGGGGACGCGGCCAGGGGCGCGGCACGGCTATGCCTGGCGAGGAGGTGCTGGAGTCCAGCCAGGAGGCCCTGCATGTGACCGAGCGCAAGTACCTGAAGCGAGACTGGTGCAAAACCCAGCCGCTCAAGCAGACCATCCACGAGGAAGGCTGCAACAGCCGCACCATCATCAACCGCTTCTGCTATGGCCAGTGCAACTCCTTCTACATCCCCAGGCACATCCGGAAGGAGGAAGGCTCCTTTCAGTCCTGCTCCTTCTGCAAGCCCAAGAAATTCACCACCATGATGGTCACGCTCAACTGCCCTGAGCTGCAGCCGCCCACCAAGAAGAAGAGGGTCACACGCGTCAAGCAGTGTCGATGCATATCCATCGATCTGGATTAA